A single region of the Corallococcus macrosporus genome encodes:
- a CDS encoding DEAD/DEAH box helicase — translation MTFDELQLTDSLLKAVKAEGYTTPTPIQAKAIPHALAGKDVLGVAQTGTGKTAAFALPILQRLSAKAPAGGARPVRCLVLTPTRELASQVSDSFVTYGKHLPLRHAVVFGGVGQNPQVQALRQGVDILVATPGRLLDLIDQGFVTLRALEVFVLDEADRMLDMGFIHDVRRVIKVLPPVRQTLFFSATLPPDIMDLARNILKDPVRVEVSPASSTAETVSQQVYFVEREEKRALLTHLLQDAKAIPRALVFTRTKHGANRVAKQLTAAGVRADAIHGNKSQNARERALDEFRAGTLRVLVATDIAARGIDIDGLSHVFNYDLPNVPEQYVHRIGRTGRAGASGQAVSFCDSEERAYLRDIERTIRRSVPVVADAAFRSHLPPPMPGDVEDDRPPMNRGGRGPSRGNGGGGGGQRRGGGQRRAGGGGGQGGRPNGGQSRQASGGNSQAPRNGGQGRPQQARPAVASPAAGPSSPPPRRTMSKWG, via the coding sequence ATGACTTTCGACGAACTGCAGTTGACCGATTCACTCCTCAAGGCCGTCAAGGCCGAGGGCTACACCACGCCGACGCCCATCCAGGCGAAGGCGATTCCCCACGCGCTCGCCGGCAAGGACGTGCTGGGCGTGGCCCAGACGGGCACGGGCAAGACGGCGGCGTTCGCGCTGCCCATCCTCCAGCGCCTGTCTGCGAAGGCGCCCGCGGGCGGCGCCCGTCCGGTGCGCTGCCTGGTGCTGACGCCCACGCGCGAGCTGGCCAGCCAGGTGAGCGACAGCTTCGTGACCTACGGCAAGCACCTGCCCCTGCGCCACGCGGTGGTGTTTGGCGGCGTGGGCCAGAACCCGCAGGTCCAGGCGCTGCGCCAGGGCGTGGACATCCTGGTGGCGACGCCGGGGCGCCTGCTGGATCTCATCGACCAGGGCTTCGTGACGCTGCGCGCGCTGGAAGTGTTCGTGCTCGACGAGGCGGACCGCATGCTGGACATGGGGTTCATCCACGACGTGCGGCGGGTCATCAAGGTGCTGCCGCCGGTGCGCCAGACGCTGTTCTTCAGCGCGACGCTGCCGCCGGACATCATGGACCTGGCGCGCAACATCCTGAAGGACCCCGTGCGCGTGGAGGTGTCCCCCGCCTCCAGCACGGCGGAGACGGTGAGCCAGCAGGTGTACTTCGTGGAGCGCGAGGAGAAGCGCGCGCTGCTCACGCACCTGCTCCAGGACGCGAAGGCGATTCCTCGCGCGCTCGTCTTCACGCGCACGAAGCACGGCGCCAACCGCGTGGCCAAGCAGCTCACGGCGGCGGGTGTGCGCGCGGACGCCATCCACGGCAACAAGAGCCAGAACGCCCGCGAGCGCGCGCTGGACGAGTTCCGCGCGGGCACCCTGCGCGTGCTGGTGGCCACGGACATCGCGGCGCGCGGCATCGACATCGACGGGCTGTCGCACGTGTTCAACTACGACCTGCCCAACGTGCCGGAGCAGTACGTGCACCGCATCGGCCGCACGGGCCGCGCGGGCGCCAGCGGCCAGGCCGTGTCCTTCTGCGACTCCGAGGAGCGTGCGTACCTGCGCGACATCGAGCGCACCATCCGCCGCAGCGTGCCGGTGGTGGCGGACGCCGCCTTCCGCTCGCACCTGCCCCCTCCCATGCCCGGTGACGTGGAGGACGACCGTCCCCCGATGAACCGGGGTGGCCGGGGCCCCTCGCGCGGCAACGGCGGCGGCGGTGGCGGTCAGCGCCGTGGCGGGGGTCAGCGCCGCGCGGGTGGCGGTGGGGGTCAGGGCGGCCGTCCGAACGGTGGCCAGTCGCGTCAGGCGAGCGGCGGAAACAGCCAGGCGCCGCGCAACGGTGGCCAGGGCCGTCCGCAGCAGGCCCGGCCCGCCGTGGCGTCGCCCGCCGCGGGGCCGAGCTCGCCTCCGCCCCGTCGCACGATGTCCAAGTGGGGCTGA
- a CDS encoding M28 family metallopeptidase, with translation MNRVSSVAALALFVSSGALAAEPPASKPAAAAEDRWWKHVEVLASDAMEGRDTGSKGYATAAGYVSKELAALGVKPMLKTGFLQPMALQSRRLIESKSSVALVKDGQTLPLVQGEDVVLSARQGDNGTVDAPLVFVGYGLSIPELGHDDFAGLDLKGKVVVMLQGGPGDIPGPVKSHFSAWSERLKVLKAAGAVGYVYLQNPKLLELPWERIVGSSKNPTVVFADPSLNDSRGLKVAVMVNVTKSRKWLEGAPHTYEELLALADADKPLPKFDIPLRMKAKVAFDVKPLKSMNVVGVMPGADPVLSKEYVVLSAHLDHVGIGEPVKGDRIYNGAMDNASGVAAVLEVARRLHDQPEKPKRSVLFALVTGEEKGLLGSKYFASRPPVPITSIVADFNLDMFMPHWPFTSVVAHGKDESSLAVPLAEVAAKQDVQVLPDPEPDRNLFVRSDQYSFIREGVPALFFKFGYTPGSEEQKVFKQWLTERYHAPSDDLAQQPVDHEGAARFITFLTALTNAVADEPRRPYWNDDSFFRRFAKPLPEPVEAPAAKP, from the coding sequence ATGAATCGGGTCTCGTCCGTCGCCGCGCTCGCGCTGTTCGTCTCCTCCGGGGCCCTGGCCGCGGAGCCTCCTGCCTCCAAGCCCGCCGCCGCCGCGGAGGATCGCTGGTGGAAGCACGTGGAGGTGCTGGCCAGTGACGCGATGGAGGGGCGCGACACGGGCAGCAAGGGCTATGCGACGGCCGCCGGCTACGTGTCCAAGGAGCTGGCCGCGCTGGGCGTGAAGCCGATGCTGAAGACGGGCTTCCTCCAGCCCATGGCGCTCCAGTCGCGCCGCCTCATCGAGTCCAAGTCCAGCGTCGCGCTGGTGAAGGACGGCCAGACGCTGCCGCTGGTGCAGGGCGAGGACGTGGTGCTGTCCGCGCGGCAGGGGGACAACGGCACCGTGGACGCGCCGCTGGTGTTCGTGGGCTACGGCCTGTCCATCCCGGAGCTGGGCCACGACGACTTCGCGGGCCTGGACCTCAAGGGCAAGGTGGTGGTGATGCTCCAGGGCGGGCCGGGGGACATCCCGGGCCCGGTGAAGTCGCACTTCTCCGCGTGGTCGGAGCGGCTGAAGGTGCTCAAGGCCGCGGGGGCCGTGGGGTACGTGTACCTCCAGAACCCGAAGCTGCTGGAGCTGCCGTGGGAGCGCATCGTGGGCTCCAGCAAGAACCCCACGGTGGTGTTCGCGGATCCGTCGCTCAATGACTCGCGCGGGCTGAAGGTCGCGGTGATGGTGAACGTGACGAAGTCGCGGAAGTGGCTGGAGGGCGCGCCACACACGTACGAGGAGCTGCTGGCGCTGGCCGACGCGGACAAGCCGTTGCCGAAGTTCGACATCCCGCTGCGCATGAAGGCGAAGGTGGCCTTCGACGTGAAGCCGCTGAAGTCCATGAACGTGGTGGGCGTCATGCCGGGCGCGGATCCGGTGCTCTCGAAGGAATACGTGGTGCTCAGCGCGCACCTGGACCACGTGGGCATTGGCGAGCCGGTGAAGGGCGACCGCATCTACAACGGCGCCATGGACAACGCGTCCGGTGTGGCGGCGGTGCTGGAGGTCGCGCGGCGGCTGCACGACCAGCCGGAGAAGCCGAAGCGGTCCGTGCTGTTCGCGCTGGTGACGGGGGAGGAGAAGGGGCTGCTCGGGTCGAAGTACTTCGCGTCACGGCCGCCGGTGCCCATCACCTCCATCGTGGCGGACTTCAACCTGGACATGTTCATGCCCCACTGGCCGTTCACCTCCGTGGTGGCGCACGGCAAGGACGAGTCCTCGCTCGCGGTGCCGCTGGCGGAGGTGGCGGCGAAGCAGGACGTGCAGGTGCTCCCGGATCCGGAGCCGGACCGCAACCTGTTCGTGCGCAGCGATCAGTACTCGTTCATCCGCGAGGGCGTGCCCGCGCTGTTCTTCAAGTTCGGCTACACGCCGGGCTCGGAGGAGCAGAAGGTGTTCAAGCAGTGGCTGACCGAGCGCTACCACGCGCCGTCGGATGACCTGGCGCAGCAGCCCGTGGATCACGAGGGCGCCGCGCGCTTCATCACCTTCCTGACCGCCCTGACGAACGCGGTGGCGGACGAGCCCCGGCGCCCGTACTGGAACGACGACAGCTTCTTCCGCCGCTTCGCGAAGCCGCTGCCGGAGCCCGTGGAGGCTCCCGCCGCGAAGCCGTGA
- a CDS encoding glucan biosynthesis protein codes for MAWGLGLCVAAMACAQQPKAGAAKVSGFSAATVEEKARALAAKPYQEPPVGVPPSFEKLTYDQYRDIRFRDAASLWREEGLPFRAQFFHPGFFYTRPVGVNVVEGGKARPVPFSTEQFTYGPLVGTPPKGQVNGFAGLRLNAPLNTKDYYDELVVFLGASYFRALGKGNLYGLSARGLAIDTAQPGGEEFPTFREFWLETPARGSDTVVVHALMDSPSVTGAYRFAIRPGERTVMDVTSKVFVRKAVRQLGVAPLTSMFLFGENDRGDFDDFRPEVHDSDGISVWMKNGEKLWRPLKNPKQIQVSSFHTDGLAGFGLLQRDQAFSSYEDLEARSERRPGAWVEPVGDWGAGSVRLVELPTREEVHDNIVAFWVPDAPVPAGAQLHFAYRLSWGFAPEGVKAGGSTVAATRVAAGTKPGARRFVLDFNKASVEGTGPVEAVVTASRGQVLHPRAEVHAVTGGFRAAFELMPDGDGPVELRCFLKRGSETLTETWSYLWIP; via the coding sequence ATGGCGTGGGGGTTGGGGCTGTGCGTCGCGGCCATGGCGTGTGCCCAGCAGCCGAAGGCAGGGGCGGCGAAGGTGTCCGGGTTCTCCGCGGCGACGGTGGAAGAGAAGGCCCGCGCGCTGGCCGCGAAGCCGTACCAGGAGCCGCCCGTCGGCGTGCCGCCGTCCTTCGAGAAGCTCACCTACGATCAGTACCGCGACATCCGCTTCCGCGACGCCGCGTCGCTGTGGCGTGAAGAGGGGCTGCCCTTCCGGGCGCAGTTCTTCCACCCCGGTTTCTTCTACACCCGTCCGGTGGGCGTGAACGTGGTGGAGGGCGGCAAGGCGCGCCCGGTGCCGTTCTCCACGGAGCAGTTCACCTACGGCCCGCTGGTGGGGACGCCGCCCAAGGGCCAGGTGAACGGCTTCGCGGGCCTCCGCCTCAACGCGCCGCTCAACACGAAGGACTACTACGACGAGCTGGTGGTCTTCCTGGGCGCCAGCTACTTCCGCGCGCTGGGCAAGGGCAACCTGTACGGCCTGTCCGCGCGCGGGCTCGCCATCGACACGGCGCAGCCGGGGGGCGAGGAGTTCCCCACGTTCCGCGAGTTCTGGCTGGAGACGCCGGCCAGGGGCTCCGACACGGTGGTGGTGCACGCGCTGATGGACAGCCCCAGCGTCACGGGCGCGTACCGCTTCGCCATCCGCCCGGGTGAGCGCACGGTGATGGACGTGACCTCCAAGGTGTTCGTGCGCAAGGCGGTGCGCCAGTTGGGGGTGGCGCCGCTCACCAGCATGTTCCTCTTCGGGGAGAACGACCGGGGCGACTTCGACGACTTCCGCCCGGAGGTGCACGACTCCGACGGCATCTCCGTGTGGATGAAGAACGGCGAGAAGCTCTGGCGCCCCCTGAAGAACCCCAAGCAGATCCAGGTGAGCAGCTTCCACACGGACGGGCTCGCGGGCTTCGGCCTGTTGCAGCGCGACCAGGCCTTCAGCAGCTACGAGGACCTGGAGGCGCGCTCCGAGCGCCGTCCGGGCGCCTGGGTGGAGCCGGTGGGTGACTGGGGCGCGGGCTCCGTGCGGCTCGTGGAGCTGCCGACCCGCGAAGAGGTCCACGACAACATCGTGGCCTTCTGGGTGCCGGATGCGCCGGTGCCCGCGGGTGCGCAGCTTCACTTCGCCTACCGGCTGTCCTGGGGCTTTGCCCCCGAGGGCGTGAAGGCCGGAGGTTCCACCGTCGCGGCGACGCGTGTCGCGGCGGGCACCAAGCCGGGGGCGCGCCGCTTCGTCCTCGATTTCAACAAGGCCAGCGTGGAGGGCACGGGCCCCGTGGAGGCGGTCGTCACCGCTTCGCGCGGCCAGGTGCTGCACCCGCGCGCGGAGGTCCACGCCGTCACCGGTGGCTTCCGCGCGGCCTTCGAGCTCATGCCCGACGGGGATGGCCCCGTCGAGCTGCGCTGCTTCCTGAAACGCGGTTCCGAGACCCTCACCGAGACCTGGAGCTACCTGTGGATTCCGTGA
- the mdoH gene encoding glucans biosynthesis glucosyltransferase MdoH — MNAQPYTPALARPRRVMVLGLAALSTGFASVEMHRLLAAHGTTVPELFVLGLFALCFAWIALSFWSGVAGFLQLVSNQRVPGLRWPTEEEAGKPLTRRTAVVMPVYNEDPAAVFAHVQATYESIAATGQLDAFDFYVLSDSTRAESWVAEELAWSELVRRVGGQGRIFYRRRSDNTAKKAGNLAEFCERWGRRYDFLLVLDADSLMAGDSVVKMARLMELNPGAGILQVPPQNVGRSTLFARLQQFAGRVYGPIVAAGAAAWQLGDSNYWGHNAILRMAPFIEHCGLPVLPGQQPFGGHILSHDFVEAALMRRAGYTVWLVPELGGSYEQPPPDLLAYAQRDRRWCQGNLQHMGLVMAGGLHPMSRMHFLMGVMSYVASPLWLIFLVAGLFAALHEWFFAPATLMEFQATLPGGDAFDTVGALRLMVLSLALLWIPRLMGTGLILANREEAARMGGRFKLVLSVLLEGVVSTLMAPVMMLFQSHFVFGTLFGYKVNWSSQQREDTDLPWSEALRRHKGHMVIGVVLAALTLAVAPGMLAWLSPVILGLWLAPAISVFTSRASLGLWLQKQGLLLIPEEAEPPTVLVRAQELAEEGMEPVDDALDHVLTDPRAHALHLALLESHPAASVPAALASARRKLLAGGVEPLSPQEKSAVLLDARTLSELRGRRLGVQA; from the coding sequence ATGAACGCCCAACCCTACACTCCGGCCCTGGCGCGGCCCCGCCGCGTCATGGTGCTGGGACTGGCGGCCCTGTCCACCGGGTTCGCCTCGGTGGAGATGCACCGGCTGCTCGCGGCCCACGGCACCACGGTGCCGGAGCTGTTCGTGCTGGGGCTGTTCGCGCTGTGCTTCGCGTGGATCGCCCTGTCGTTCTGGAGCGGCGTCGCGGGCTTCCTCCAGCTCGTGTCGAACCAGCGCGTGCCCGGCCTGCGCTGGCCCACGGAAGAGGAGGCCGGAAAGCCCCTCACGCGCCGCACCGCCGTGGTGATGCCCGTCTACAACGAGGACCCGGCCGCGGTGTTCGCGCACGTGCAGGCCACGTACGAGTCCATCGCCGCGACGGGGCAGTTGGACGCGTTCGACTTCTACGTCTTGAGCGACTCCACGCGCGCGGAGTCGTGGGTGGCGGAGGAGCTGGCGTGGTCGGAGCTGGTCCGCCGGGTGGGCGGGCAGGGGCGCATCTTCTACCGCCGCCGCTCCGACAACACGGCCAAGAAGGCGGGCAACCTCGCGGAGTTCTGCGAGCGCTGGGGCCGCCGCTACGACTTCCTGCTGGTGCTGGACGCCGACAGCCTGATGGCGGGCGACAGCGTGGTGAAGATGGCCCGGCTGATGGAGCTCAACCCGGGCGCGGGCATCCTCCAGGTGCCGCCGCAGAACGTGGGGCGCTCCACGCTGTTCGCGCGGCTGCAGCAGTTCGCCGGGCGCGTCTATGGCCCCATCGTGGCGGCGGGCGCGGCGGCGTGGCAGTTGGGGGACTCCAACTACTGGGGCCACAACGCCATCCTGCGCATGGCGCCCTTCATCGAGCACTGCGGCCTGCCGGTGCTGCCGGGACAGCAGCCCTTTGGCGGCCACATCCTCAGCCACGACTTCGTGGAGGCCGCGCTGATGCGCCGCGCGGGCTACACGGTGTGGCTGGTGCCGGAGCTGGGCGGCAGCTACGAGCAGCCGCCGCCGGACCTGCTGGCGTACGCGCAGCGCGACCGCCGCTGGTGCCAGGGCAACCTCCAGCACATGGGCCTGGTGATGGCGGGCGGCCTGCACCCGATGAGCCGGATGCACTTCCTCATGGGCGTGATGTCCTACGTGGCGTCGCCCCTGTGGCTCATCTTCCTGGTGGCCGGCCTGTTCGCCGCGCTGCACGAGTGGTTCTTCGCGCCCGCGACGCTGATGGAGTTCCAGGCCACGCTGCCGGGCGGGGACGCGTTCGACACGGTGGGCGCGCTGCGGCTGATGGTGCTGTCGCTGGCGCTCCTGTGGATCCCCCGGCTGATGGGGACGGGCCTCATCCTCGCGAACCGCGAGGAGGCGGCGCGCATGGGCGGCCGCTTCAAGCTGGTGCTGAGCGTGCTGCTGGAGGGCGTGGTGTCCACGCTGATGGCGCCGGTGATGATGCTCTTCCAGTCGCACTTCGTGTTCGGGACGCTGTTTGGCTACAAGGTGAACTGGTCCAGCCAGCAGCGCGAGGACACGGACCTGCCGTGGTCGGAGGCGCTGCGCCGGCACAAGGGGCACATGGTCATCGGCGTCGTGCTCGCGGCGCTGACGCTCGCGGTGGCGCCCGGCATGCTGGCGTGGCTGTCGCCGGTCATCCTGGGGCTGTGGCTGGCCCCGGCCATCTCCGTCTTCACCTCCCGTGCGTCGCTGGGGCTGTGGCTGCAGAAGCAGGGCCTGCTCCTCATTCCGGAAGAGGCCGAGCCGCCCACCGTGCTGGTGCGCGCGCAGGAGCTGGCGGAGGAGGGGATGGAGCCGGTGGACGACGCGCTGGACCACGTGCTGACCGACCCTCGCGCGCACGCGCTGCACCTGGCGCTGCTGGAGTCCCACCCGGCGGCGAGCGTCCCCGCGGCGCTGGCGTCCGCGCGGCGCAAGCTGCTGGCGGGCGGCGTGGAGCCCCTGTCTCCGCAGGAGAAGTCCGCGGTGCTGCTGGACGCGCGCACGCTGTCGGAGCTGCGTGGCCGGCGGCTGGGCGTGCAGGCCTGA
- a CDS encoding ATP-binding protein, whose translation MGEAFRRLTIVEPPADDAPSNCATPPHARHLPPTGSVALVFTDIQGSTRLWERCGQAMRDALELHDGVLRALLPGTDGYEVKSQGDAFMVAFASPVEAAHWCLRAQEALLHASWPETLLEEPDAAEEHTPEGLSHRGLRVRMGVHVGEPDCRLDPSTHRLDYLGPPVNIAARVADAGHGGQVLLSGAAWARIQPELASLGMPVSRALGSFRLRGVSDSVTLVELLPASLAHRRFGPLRAPRERPGNVPSMRQDLVGRAEELDTLRQWMSEGARLISILGPGGMGKTRLATHFGALESDAGSWEGGVWRCDLEEALTESDLCHAVGRALGVPLTADGDGSTPAERLGRALAGCGDVLVILDNVEQVVRHVPATLGRWRVLAPRARFLVTTREALRLPGERVLDLAPLGLPDPEETRWDVILRSDAVRLFVQRARETRGDFILSDAEAPRVADIVRQLDGIALAIELAAARVSVLGVEQLRERLSKRFDLLRVGRRDAPARQATLRGAIDWSWNLLEPAERAALAQCSVFRGGFTLEAAEAVLVLPDGSPDVLEVVHSLRSQSLLCAREVGAPGGFLRLGLYESIREYAALRLREMGDAAACEARHADTYLQVAGRLRERVQKTGGATALRRLALERENLLAACDNAMAVRPATAESLGRALETLVALEPDARTRGPVGLLVDRLERALEASSQVPVAPLKRAEALAVLGRAYLDAGQAEAARRALEEVRGVFHTLGETASEKRVLVDLSIVARHAGDGAAAWTLMRDAQALPSGSNRWLEAYAVGNLGLVEQVRHGPEAAIPHLRASLALFREVGDVTFEVGFLTNCAVAIGEAGDLGEAVMLLGEALGRALSVEDRAGQALARLNLGCYLMDAGGVAEACEHLEAAVRLSRLLGQRLLEGTALGELGRASLVREDWAQARAALTEAVSILGRVSRWQALRFIAYRAALDAACGEPRAARDGFAALEGAPELREDPALFQLVDLLRAALDLAEADAAPPGSAQAHEARAAARRRIEAARNAPRETASSDIRGALRFLEARPGVSDSHLDA comes from the coding sequence ATGGGAGAGGCCTTCCGAAGACTCACGATCGTCGAGCCCCCGGCCGACGACGCGCCCTCCAATTGCGCCACGCCGCCGCATGCCCGGCACCTGCCGCCCACCGGCTCGGTGGCGCTCGTCTTCACGGACATCCAGGGGTCCACGCGGTTGTGGGAGCGCTGTGGCCAGGCCATGCGCGACGCGCTGGAGCTGCATGACGGCGTGCTGCGCGCGCTGCTGCCGGGCACGGACGGCTACGAGGTGAAGTCGCAGGGTGATGCCTTCATGGTCGCGTTCGCGTCCCCGGTGGAGGCGGCGCACTGGTGCCTTCGCGCGCAGGAAGCGCTGCTGCACGCGAGCTGGCCGGAGACGCTGCTGGAGGAGCCGGACGCGGCGGAGGAGCACACGCCGGAGGGGCTGTCCCACCGGGGGCTGCGCGTGCGCATGGGTGTGCACGTGGGCGAGCCCGACTGCCGCCTGGATCCCTCCACCCACAGGCTGGACTACCTGGGGCCTCCGGTGAACATCGCGGCGCGTGTCGCGGACGCGGGCCACGGCGGCCAGGTGCTGCTGAGCGGCGCGGCGTGGGCCCGCATCCAGCCGGAGCTGGCCTCCCTGGGCATGCCCGTCTCTCGCGCGCTGGGGTCCTTCCGCCTGCGCGGCGTGAGCGACAGCGTGACGCTGGTGGAGCTGCTGCCCGCGTCGCTCGCGCACCGCCGCTTCGGTCCCCTGCGCGCCCCGCGCGAGCGGCCCGGCAACGTGCCCTCGATGCGGCAGGACCTGGTGGGGCGCGCCGAGGAGCTGGACACCCTGCGGCAGTGGATGTCCGAGGGCGCGCGGCTGATCAGCATCCTGGGCCCGGGCGGCATGGGCAAGACGCGGCTGGCCACGCACTTCGGCGCGCTGGAGTCCGACGCGGGCTCGTGGGAGGGCGGCGTCTGGCGGTGCGACCTGGAAGAGGCGCTGACGGAGAGCGACCTCTGCCACGCGGTGGGCCGGGCCCTGGGCGTGCCGCTGACGGCGGACGGCGACGGCAGCACGCCGGCGGAGCGGCTGGGGCGCGCGCTCGCCGGGTGCGGCGACGTGCTGGTCATCCTGGACAACGTGGAGCAGGTGGTGCGGCACGTGCCCGCGACGCTGGGGCGCTGGCGGGTGCTGGCGCCGCGAGCCCGCTTCCTCGTCACCACGCGCGAGGCCCTGCGCCTGCCCGGAGAGCGCGTGCTGGACCTGGCCCCGCTGGGCCTGCCGGATCCCGAGGAGACGCGCTGGGACGTCATCCTTCGCTCGGACGCGGTGCGCCTGTTCGTGCAGCGTGCGCGGGAGACGCGCGGCGACTTCATCCTGAGCGACGCGGAGGCGCCGCGCGTCGCGGACATCGTGCGGCAGTTGGACGGCATCGCGCTGGCCATCGAGTTGGCCGCGGCGCGAGTGAGCGTGCTGGGCGTGGAGCAACTGCGCGAGCGGCTGTCGAAGCGCTTCGACCTGCTGCGCGTGGGACGAAGGGACGCGCCCGCGCGGCAGGCGACGCTGCGGGGTGCCATCGACTGGTCCTGGAACCTGCTGGAGCCGGCCGAGCGCGCCGCGCTGGCGCAGTGTTCCGTGTTCCGCGGCGGCTTCACGCTGGAGGCGGCCGAAGCCGTGCTGGTGCTGCCGGACGGCTCGCCGGACGTGCTGGAGGTGGTGCACTCGCTGCGCTCGCAGTCGCTCTTGTGCGCGCGCGAGGTGGGGGCGCCCGGCGGCTTCCTGCGCCTGGGGCTGTACGAGAGCATCCGCGAGTACGCGGCGCTGCGGCTGCGGGAGATGGGAGACGCGGCGGCGTGCGAGGCCCGGCACGCGGACACGTACCTCCAGGTCGCGGGCCGGCTGCGCGAGCGCGTGCAGAAGACGGGAGGCGCGACGGCGCTGCGGCGGCTGGCCCTGGAGCGCGAGAACCTGCTGGCCGCGTGCGACAACGCGATGGCCGTTCGCCCCGCGACCGCCGAGTCCCTGGGCCGCGCGCTGGAGACGCTGGTGGCGCTGGAGCCGGATGCGCGCACGCGCGGGCCGGTGGGGCTCTTGGTGGATCGGCTGGAGCGCGCGCTGGAGGCCTCGTCGCAAGTGCCGGTGGCGCCGCTGAAGCGCGCGGAGGCGCTGGCGGTGCTGGGCCGCGCGTACCTGGACGCGGGCCAGGCCGAAGCCGCGCGCCGGGCCCTGGAAGAGGTGCGCGGCGTCTTCCACACGCTGGGCGAGACGGCGTCGGAGAAGCGCGTGCTCGTGGACCTGTCCATCGTCGCCCGACATGCCGGGGACGGTGCCGCCGCGTGGACGCTGATGCGCGACGCGCAGGCGCTGCCGTCCGGAAGCAACCGGTGGCTGGAGGCCTACGCCGTGGGAAACCTGGGCCTCGTCGAACAGGTGCGGCATGGACCGGAGGCGGCCATCCCGCATCTGCGCGCGTCGCTGGCGCTGTTCCGCGAGGTGGGCGACGTGACGTTCGAGGTGGGCTTCCTCACCAACTGCGCGGTCGCCATCGGCGAGGCGGGCGACCTGGGCGAAGCGGTGATGCTCCTGGGCGAGGCGCTGGGCCGGGCGCTGAGCGTGGAGGACCGCGCGGGCCAGGCGCTCGCGCGGCTCAACCTGGGCTGCTACCTGATGGACGCGGGCGGCGTCGCGGAGGCGTGCGAGCACCTGGAGGCCGCGGTGCGCCTGTCGCGGCTGTTGGGCCAGCGGCTGCTGGAAGGCACCGCGCTGGGGGAGCTGGGCCGGGCCTCGCTCGTGCGGGAGGACTGGGCGCAGGCCCGCGCGGCGCTGACGGAGGCCGTCTCCATCCTGGGCCGCGTGTCGCGCTGGCAGGCGCTGCGGTTCATCGCGTACCGGGCCGCGCTGGACGCCGCGTGCGGAGAGCCCAGAGCCGCCCGGGACGGCTTCGCCGCGCTGGAAGGCGCCCCCGAGCTGCGCGAGGACCCTGCCCTCTTCCAGCTCGTGGATCTGCTCCGCGCGGCGCTCGACCTGGCGGAAGCCGACGCCGCGCCCCCGGGGAGCGCGCAGGCCCACGAGGCCAGGGCCGCCGCGCGCCGCCGCATCGAAGCCGCGCGCAACGCCCCGCGAGAGACGGCGTCGTCCGACATCCGGGGCGCGCTCCGCTTCCTGGAGGCCCGCCCCGGCGTCAGCGATTCGCACCTGGACGCGTGA